From a region of the Salinispira pacifica genome:
- a CDS encoding NAD(P)/FAD-dependent oxidoreductase — protein sequence MHYDILVIGGGPSGLMTAGRAAEYAAECGLPAPKICILEANPEPGRKLVISGGGRCNFTNVQTDMIALANCYGREGKALISPFRRFSPNDCISFFENQQVPVKVEAENRAFPRSDDSRSILEALLDYIRQGRVELKLETRAGAVYRDDTGFRIDCGSQTFHGTRIIAASGGFARKDTGSDGSVFPMLQALGHTVRTPDAILVPVEVKERRVSRLMGVSIQDCGISLYLEPPTGEAGKLLEKRRGKLLFTHFGLSGPGILNLSARLGELEQEYRDELSTGHTIRIELDMFPGRDEGELDRNVVKLLGAAPKKLAANILDPLYSRRYQEFLPSQLQSALEGRGGEFSRQNRRQLVHAMKRLSFHYKRRLSPDHAVVARGGIPVNEVDFRRMESKKVPGLYIIGDMLDINRPSGGYSLQLCWSTAWTAAESAINASRWQNTDR from the coding sequence TTGCATTATGATATTCTTGTCATCGGCGGGGGTCCGTCGGGACTGATGACTGCGGGCAGAGCAGCGGAGTATGCAGCAGAGTGCGGACTGCCTGCCCCGAAGATCTGCATTCTTGAGGCTAATCCTGAACCTGGAAGAAAGCTGGTCATTTCAGGGGGCGGCCGATGCAATTTTACCAATGTACAGACAGATATGATTGCCCTTGCCAATTGCTACGGCCGTGAAGGGAAGGCTCTCATATCGCCGTTCCGCCGTTTTTCACCCAATGACTGCATATCCTTTTTTGAGAATCAACAGGTGCCGGTGAAAGTGGAAGCAGAGAACCGGGCTTTTCCCCGAAGCGATGATTCCCGGAGCATTCTTGAAGCATTATTGGACTACATCCGCCAGGGAAGGGTTGAGCTGAAGCTGGAGACAAGGGCAGGGGCTGTGTACCGTGACGATACGGGATTTCGAATCGACTGCGGAAGCCAGACATTTCACGGTACCCGGATCATTGCCGCCTCCGGCGGGTTTGCCCGGAAGGATACCGGCTCAGACGGTTCGGTATTCCCCATGCTTCAAGCCCTGGGGCACACTGTTCGCACTCCCGATGCAATTCTGGTTCCTGTTGAGGTAAAAGAACGGCGGGTGAGCAGGCTGATGGGGGTGAGCATTCAGGATTGCGGAATCAGTCTGTATCTGGAACCCCCGACAGGTGAAGCAGGAAAGCTCCTGGAGAAGCGCAGGGGAAAACTGCTGTTCACCCATTTCGGTCTCTCAGGACCGGGGATACTGAATCTCAGCGCCCGGCTGGGCGAACTTGAACAGGAGTACCGGGATGAACTGTCCACAGGGCACACCATCCGGATAGAGCTGGATATGTTCCCGGGAAGAGACGAAGGCGAGCTGGACAGGAATGTGGTGAAGCTTCTGGGCGCCGCACCGAAAAAGCTTGCCGCCAATATCCTGGATCCCCTCTATTCCAGACGCTACCAGGAATTTCTTCCATCACAGCTCCAATCCGCACTGGAAGGAAGGGGCGGGGAGTTTTCCCGGCAAAACCGCAGACAGCTGGTGCATGCCATGAAACGGCTCAGTTTTCACTACAAAAGAAGACTTTCTCCGGATCACGCCGTGGTTGCCAGAGGCGGCATTCCGGTGAATGAGGTGGATTTTCGCCGCATGGAGAGCAAGAAGGTTCCTGGTTTATATATTATTGGTGATATGCTGGATATTAACCGCCCGAGCGGAGGATACTCACTTCAGCTGTGCTGGTCCACAGCCTGGACTGCAGCTGAGTCAGCAATTAATGCCTCACGGTGGCAGAATACTGACCGCTGA
- a CDS encoding beta-carotene hydroxylase: MILEIILNVAIAIGAFAFMEFVAWFTHKYIMHGFLWVLHKDHHVPHKGKFELNDLFVVWFATPAILALVFGIRYMIWPLISAGIGITLYGIGYTLFHDVMFHKRIKWLKIPHKSPYFQRIINAHRSHHKTTKKNPTEAFGFLWAPKKYEVKK, from the coding sequence ATGATTTTAGAAATAATTCTGAATGTTGCCATTGCAATCGGAGCCTTTGCATTTATGGAATTTGTGGCATGGTTTACCCATAAGTATATTATGCACGGTTTCCTGTGGGTTCTTCACAAGGATCATCATGTGCCACACAAGGGAAAATTTGAATTGAATGATCTGTTCGTTGTCTGGTTCGCAACTCCTGCCATACTGGCGCTGGTATTCGGCATCCGCTATATGATCTGGCCTTTGATCTCTGCAGGTATCGGAATTACTCTTTATGGCATCGGTTACACGCTTTTTCACGATGTGATGTTCCACAAACGGATCAAATGGCTGAAAATTCCACACAAGAGTCCCTACTTCCAGAGAATTATTAATGCACACAGATCCCATCATAAAACCACAAAGAAAAACCCCACTGAAGCGTTCGGTTTTCTGTGGGCTCCGAAAAAGTATGAAGTCAAGAAGTAA
- a CDS encoding sulfotransferase family protein, whose translation MNILAFDFAAYFRQLMRNLFHGPDTRYRTHTAHTIWTLSMIFVFPVYELAIWLFYALDRITRPAIRKKEVKKPVFIIGSFRSGSTFLQRMMGKDVDTFSSGTTWEMMFAPSVSARKLVRGIFIADRWFGRPLRRLLSWAEGKVFHTETSHTMGLMHHEEDEAFFIHTYASPFVFFVNPFLDEAVKFYEYDRRENTRQKRRAMRYYRAAIQRHMFAHPESQYYLSKSPTFSSRAASLLKEFPDARFVYLARNPLDVLPSLMRWFTEVWNSIEKPGIRFPYRDFVVDFVHHWYVDTLNELEKFPPDQVKIVPYDDLVADPFHTVESIYSWLEIEMPSEYREVLSHEKARAKKNWRPKNHSLEIDGFTTEEIYERFKPVFHRFSFSLE comes from the coding sequence ATGAATATTCTTGCCTTTGACTTTGCCGCATATTTCCGTCAGCTGATGCGGAATCTTTTCCACGGACCGGACACCAGGTATCGAACCCATACCGCCCACACAATATGGACACTCAGTATGATCTTTGTGTTTCCTGTGTATGAACTGGCTATCTGGCTATTTTATGCCCTTGATCGAATCACCCGTCCGGCAATCCGGAAAAAGGAAGTGAAGAAACCGGTATTTATTATCGGAAGTTTCCGCAGCGGTTCCACTTTTCTCCAGCGGATGATGGGGAAGGATGTTGATACCTTTTCCTCGGGGACAACATGGGAAATGATGTTCGCACCCAGTGTAAGTGCCAGGAAACTGGTCAGGGGTATTTTTATTGCAGACAGATGGTTCGGCAGACCGTTGCGCCGACTTCTTTCCTGGGCTGAGGGAAAGGTCTTTCATACAGAAACATCCCATACCATGGGCCTGATGCATCATGAGGAAGATGAGGCGTTTTTTATCCATACATACGCAAGTCCATTTGTCTTTTTTGTGAATCCGTTTCTGGATGAAGCGGTGAAATTCTATGAATATGACCGGCGGGAAAATACGCGCCAGAAGCGGCGGGCAATGAGATATTACCGGGCGGCAATTCAGCGGCATATGTTCGCGCATCCCGAGTCCCAGTATTACCTGTCCAAAAGCCCAACCTTCAGCTCCCGGGCGGCCAGTCTGCTGAAGGAATTTCCCGATGCCCGCTTTGTGTATCTTGCCAGAAATCCTCTGGATGTTCTCCCGTCCCTCATGCGCTGGTTCACCGAGGTGTGGAATTCAATCGAAAAACCGGGGATCCGTTTTCCCTACCGGGATTTTGTGGTGGATTTTGTTCATCACTGGTATGTGGATACCCTGAATGAGCTTGAGAAATTCCCCCCTGACCAGGTGAAAATTGTTCCCTACGATGATCTGGTGGCAGATCCGTTTCATACGGTTGAATCCATCTACTCCTGGCTGGAAATTGAGATGCCGTCGGAGTACCGTGAGGTACTCTCACATGAGAAAGCCAGAGCCAAAAAAAATTGGAGACCCAAGAATCACAGTTTAGAGATTGACGGGTTCACCACCGAGGAAATCTATGAGCGCTTTAAACCGGTGTTCCATCGTTTTTCGTTTTCTCTGGAGTAG
- a CDS encoding response regulator — protein sequence MHILLAEDEAINRLYIRNLIRKKGWSVHEAADGEQALKALENERFDLILLDLGLPKKDGYEIAKSVQEHGLDVKILAVTGYDYPEDRKKIREAGMHGLIPKPIQEHFFYEEIQRVCP from the coding sequence GTGCACATTCTGCTTGCAGAAGATGAAGCCATCAACAGGCTGTATATCCGCAATCTCATCCGAAAAAAAGGCTGGAGCGTTCACGAGGCGGCAGACGGGGAACAGGCCTTGAAAGCATTGGAGAACGAACGCTTCGATCTGATTCTCCTGGATCTGGGGCTGCCGAAAAAAGACGGCTATGAGATTGCCAAGTCCGTACAGGAACATGGACTTGATGTCAAAATACTTGCGGTTACCGGCTATGATTATCCGGAAGACAGGAAAAAAATCAGGGAAGCAGGCATGCATGGGCTCATCCCCAAACCGATTCAGGAACATTTTTTCTATGAGGAAATCCAGCGGGTTTGCCCATAG
- a CDS encoding hybrid sensor histidine kinase/response regulator, producing the protein MQVLIIDDVPEIVELVRLILEDQGIVCISSFNATDGLDIARNGSVDLILLDILMPGEDGFALCRRLKSDEATKEIPIIFITGKGDDESIVKGFELGAVDYIPKPFNRYELLSRVQTHLKLINRTRELNSIISVKDRVLSIIAHELRNQFSSLMNMYELFSADLEGMENPQLQRHLHSLSYGLSETHDLFDNLITWSRNQRGKFRMKYAKIHLYSVIQEIENGILNGLEYKELTLDNRVDPALFAVSDETLVRLIIRNFITNAIKFSYRGGTITVSSMKEQGCACITVQDEGTGIDPEVKNDLFHIDKNPTTAGTEKEKGTGIGLIICRDFAKKIGASIDLESDPGEGAAFTLHIPVYPSPGEDPS; encoded by the coding sequence ATGCAGGTGCTGATAATTGATGACGTGCCGGAAATTGTGGAACTTGTCCGCCTCATTCTGGAAGATCAGGGAATTGTGTGCATAAGCAGCTTTAACGCTACGGACGGTCTGGACATTGCGCGCAACGGTTCCGTGGATCTGATTTTGCTTGATATTCTCATGCCCGGGGAGGACGGCTTCGCCCTGTGCAGAAGGCTGAAGAGCGACGAGGCCACCAAAGAGATCCCGATAATCTTCATAACCGGAAAAGGAGATGACGAATCCATTGTGAAGGGATTCGAACTGGGTGCGGTGGACTACATCCCCAAACCCTTTAATCGATACGAATTACTCAGCAGAGTGCAGACCCATCTCAAACTGATCAACAGAACCCGGGAACTCAATTCGATTATCAGCGTGAAAGACAGGGTGCTGTCCATCATTGCCCATGAGCTGAGGAATCAGTTTTCATCCCTGATGAACATGTACGAGCTGTTCAGTGCCGATCTCGAGGGAATGGAGAACCCCCAGCTTCAGCGTCATCTCCACAGTCTCAGCTACGGGCTGTCGGAAACCCACGATTTATTTGACAATCTCATTACCTGGTCCAGAAATCAGCGGGGAAAATTCCGCATGAAATATGCGAAAATCCATCTCTACAGCGTCATCCAGGAAATAGAAAACGGTATTCTTAACGGTCTGGAATATAAGGAGCTGACTCTGGATAACAGGGTTGATCCAGCACTATTCGCAGTAAGCGATGAAACCCTGGTTCGGCTGATTATCAGGAATTTCATTACCAACGCAATTAAATTCAGCTACCGGGGGGGGACCATTACCGTAAGCTCCATGAAAGAACAGGGATGCGCGTGCATAACCGTGCAGGATGAAGGCACGGGAATAGATCCTGAGGTAAAAAACGACCTTTTTCACATCGATAAAAATCCCACAACCGCAGGAACTGAAAAAGAAAAGGGAACAGGTATCGGCCTGATAATCTGCAGGGATTTTGCGAAAAAGATCGGCGCATCAATTGATCTGGAATCTGATCCCGGGGAGGGAGCCGCATTCACCCTGCATATCCCGGTCTACCCTAGTCCCGGCGAAGATCCGAGTTAA
- a CDS encoding ABC transporter ATP-binding protein, with the protein MSSQNTYDDTVLKVQRLEKYFPVKASYFSTTSLNLKAVDGVNFDVKKGETMGLVGESGCGKTTVGRSVLRLYEPNEGRVYLHPQQSVVESVDEMDLERLAIQTEYEERKLKGESEGALKSLKTKMRQLKRKADETARDTDILSMNGESLKQARRQIQMIFQDPWASLNPHMMVKDLIGEGPKEFGLHRGSSLDGWVMELLDRVGLPNAAANRYPHEFSGGQRQRICIARALALTPSVVVCDEPVSALDVSIQAQVLNLLIGLQQDFDLTYVFIAHDLSVVEYISDRVAVMYLGKMVETANSKQLYGRPRHPYTQSLLSAVPVADPTVNKEEIILEGDVPSPVNPPSGCSFHNRCRYKTDICTKVTPILEKDENGHKIACHNPPNG; encoded by the coding sequence GTGAGTTCTCAAAACACATATGACGATACCGTTCTCAAAGTCCAGCGCCTTGAGAAATATTTCCCCGTGAAGGCCTCGTATTTTTCCACCACCAGTCTGAACCTGAAGGCGGTGGACGGAGTCAATTTTGATGTGAAAAAGGGCGAAACCATGGGGCTCGTGGGAGAGTCGGGCTGCGGGAAGACCACCGTTGGACGCTCGGTGCTCCGCCTGTATGAACCCAATGAAGGCAGGGTGTACCTCCATCCCCAGCAGTCTGTGGTTGAATCCGTGGACGAAATGGACCTGGAACGCCTTGCCATTCAGACCGAATATGAAGAACGGAAACTGAAGGGCGAAAGCGAAGGCGCACTGAAATCGCTGAAAACCAAAATGCGCCAGTTGAAGCGAAAAGCCGACGAAACCGCCCGGGACACCGATATTCTCAGCATGAACGGCGAAAGTCTGAAACAGGCCCGCCGTCAGATCCAGATGATCTTCCAGGACCCATGGGCCAGCCTGAATCCTCACATGATGGTGAAAGACCTTATTGGCGAGGGACCCAAGGAGTTCGGCCTTCATCGGGGGAGCAGCCTGGATGGCTGGGTCATGGAGCTTCTTGATCGTGTAGGTCTTCCCAATGCTGCAGCAAACCGCTATCCCCATGAGTTTTCCGGCGGACAGCGGCAGCGTATCTGTATTGCCCGGGCCCTGGCCCTTACTCCATCTGTGGTGGTCTGCGATGAACCGGTTTCCGCCCTGGATGTTTCCATTCAGGCTCAGGTGCTCAATCTGCTTATCGGTCTGCAGCAGGATTTTGATCTCACCTATGTGTTTATTGCCCACGACCTGAGTGTGGTAGAGTACATCTCTGACAGGGTGGCGGTAATGTACCTCGGCAAGATGGTTGAAACCGCCAACTCCAAGCAGCTGTACGGCCGGCCCCGGCATCCTTACACCCAGAGTCTGCTGTCGGCGGTGCCCGTGGCGGATCCCACAGTTAACAAGGAAGAAATCATTCTCGAGGGAGATGTTCCTTCCCCGGTGAATCCCCCCTCAGGCTGCAGCTTTCACAACCGCTGCCGCTATAAGACAGATATCTGCACCAAGGTGACGCCGATTCTTGAAAAAGATGAGAACGGCCATAAAATAGCCTGTCACAACCCTCCCAACGGCTGA
- a CDS encoding ABC transporter ATP-binding protein — translation MKPLLEIENLRTYFFMPGYVVRAVDGISFTVHEGETVGIVGESGCGKSQTSMSVMGLVPSPPGKIVDGSIKFRGKDLTTLPEDDYRKIRGNDISMIFQEPMTSLNPVFTVGYQITEALMLHRQMTEADAMQEAERLLKLVGMSDPGERLKEYPFQLSGGLRQRVMIAIAMACQPRLMIADEPTTALDVTIQAQILRLMKNLTEEQNMATMFITHDLAVIASFTKRVIVMYAGVIVEDSPVMDIFAKPLHPYTQGLLGSIPVLGQGARDDMGKRQLLNAIPGSLPDPKNITRGCKFASRCPKAMKKCWEAEPALVETEKGRKVRCFLYNDEVRESGSIIDLDKLTELGGKAWRKEYDRHNNKKSKKAEARK, via the coding sequence ATGAAACCATTATTAGAGATCGAAAATCTACGAACATATTTTTTTATGCCCGGATACGTTGTCCGGGCAGTCGACGGCATCTCCTTCACGGTACACGAAGGAGAAACTGTGGGAATAGTCGGCGAGTCGGGATGCGGAAAGAGCCAGACATCCATGTCTGTTATGGGTCTGGTTCCCTCCCCTCCGGGCAAGATTGTTGACGGCTCCATAAAGTTCCGGGGAAAGGATCTGACAACTCTCCCGGAGGATGATTACCGGAAGATACGGGGAAATGATATTTCCATGATTTTCCAGGAGCCCATGACCAGTTTGAATCCGGTTTTCACCGTGGGCTATCAGATTACCGAGGCTCTCATGCTTCACCGGCAGATGACCGAAGCGGATGCCATGCAGGAAGCCGAACGGCTGCTGAAACTTGTGGGTATGTCAGACCCCGGGGAACGGCTGAAAGAATACCCGTTTCAGCTCTCCGGAGGACTGAGACAGCGGGTGATGATCGCCATCGCCATGGCCTGTCAGCCCCGGCTGATGATTGCAGACGAGCCCACCACCGCCCTGGACGTTACCATTCAGGCCCAGATTCTCCGGCTGATGAAAAACCTCACCGAAGAGCAGAATATGGCTACCATGTTCATTACCCATGACCTGGCGGTGATCGCAAGCTTCACCAAGCGGGTGATCGTGATGTACGCAGGGGTGATCGTTGAGGATTCTCCTGTCATGGATATCTTTGCCAAACCTCTCCATCCCTACACCCAGGGGCTTTTGGGATCCATTCCCGTACTGGGACAGGGTGCACGGGACGATATGGGCAAGCGTCAGCTTCTGAATGCAATTCCCGGAAGTCTGCCCGATCCGAAAAATATAACCCGGGGCTGTAAGTTCGCCTCCCGCTGTCCCAAAGCCATGAAAAAATGCTGGGAAGCCGAGCCGGCGCTGGTGGAAACCGAAAAGGGCCGGAAGGTGCGCTGTTTTCTGTACAATGATGAAGTGCGAGAGTCGGGGTCAATTATCGATCTTGACAAGCTCACCGAATTGGGCGGAAAGGCTTGGCGGAAAGAATATGACCGGCACAATAATAAAAAAAGTAAAAAAGCGGAGGCCAGGAAGTGA
- a CDS encoding ABC transporter permease, giving the protein MRDYKNYIHICLAPDTEGGSAGEPLARTPNPDSVPAENPDAVKTTREGMNEKPESMWANYIRRFRKHTLGKIGLGILGFLYFLAIFADVISPYTMTWGDKTKPYHAPSGIRFIAEDTDGEGSRFKPYAFEEVITNQALRTYEPIPEHSLRAVGIESRLGVNEMRVYGLSESASRRQNEVLAGILRHYRISTSNPLADEIRDAIAEAERNPDPNARVEVDLGTVELNNVQVAVHFILAKGNKNFLTFFNRGVPYEFLGMFETNVHLFGSRTGGYFPFGTDKTGRDLLSRLLHGSRISLSVGILGSLITLVLGLAIGGTAGYFGGWVDNVLMRLSEVVISIPSLYLLFALRAALPTDLDSTQVYLIIVMILSLTGWATVARVIRGQVLSIKTEDFVLSARTMGLSKPKILFRHVLPNTMSYVIIQLTLSIPGYILGESALSLLGLGITEPQSSWGLMLAVGRNFRVVRDFPWILIPGFMIFLSILAWNFFGDGVRDALDPKSKH; this is encoded by the coding sequence ATGAGAGATTATAAAAACTACATACATATATGCCTGGCCCCGGATACGGAGGGCGGTTCAGCCGGAGAACCTCTGGCCCGGACTCCCAATCCCGACTCCGTTCCTGCAGAAAACCCGGATGCGGTAAAAACCACCCGGGAAGGAATGAATGAGAAGCCGGAATCCATGTGGGCCAACTACATCAGACGGTTCAGAAAGCATACCCTGGGTAAAATCGGGCTAGGAATTCTCGGCTTTCTGTATTTCCTTGCAATCTTTGCCGATGTGATATCTCCATACACCATGACATGGGGAGATAAAACCAAACCCTATCATGCTCCCAGCGGAATACGCTTTATTGCTGAAGATACCGACGGGGAAGGCAGCAGATTCAAGCCCTATGCGTTTGAAGAGGTGATAACCAATCAGGCTCTGAGAACATACGAGCCCATTCCTGAGCACAGTCTCAGGGCGGTGGGAATTGAGAGCAGGCTGGGTGTAAATGAAATGCGTGTGTACGGATTATCCGAATCCGCATCCAGACGGCAGAATGAAGTTCTCGCCGGTATCCTGCGCCACTACCGAATTTCCACCAGCAATCCCCTGGCCGATGAGATCAGGGATGCAATCGCAGAAGCTGAGCGGAATCCCGATCCCAATGCCCGTGTTGAAGTGGACCTTGGAACCGTTGAGCTGAATAACGTGCAGGTGGCGGTGCATTTCATTCTTGCCAAGGGGAACAAGAACTTTCTCACATTTTTCAACCGGGGCGTTCCCTACGAATTTCTGGGAATGTTTGAAACCAACGTGCATCTGTTCGGTTCCCGGACCGGGGGCTATTTTCCCTTCGGAACCGATAAAACCGGCCGGGATCTCCTGAGCCGTCTGCTGCATGGTTCACGGATTTCCCTTTCGGTGGGAATTTTGGGTTCTCTGATCACCCTTGTTCTGGGGCTGGCCATCGGGGGTACCGCCGGGTACTTCGGCGGCTGGGTGGACAATGTGCTCATGCGCCTTTCCGAGGTGGTGATCTCAATACCCAGCCTGTATCTGCTGTTCGCCTTGCGGGCTGCACTGCCCACGGACCTGGACAGTACGCAGGTGTACCTGATCATCGTTATGATTCTCTCCCTCACCGGGTGGGCTACGGTGGCCCGTGTTATCCGGGGGCAGGTGCTTTCCATCAAGACCGAGGATTTTGTGCTCAGCGCCCGAACCATGGGATTGAGCAAACCGAAAATTCTGTTCCGTCATGTACTCCCGAACACCATGAGTTATGTGATTATTCAGCTTACACTTTCCATTCCCGGCTACATTCTGGGAGAAAGTGCACTGAGTCTTCTGGGGCTGGGTATTACCGAACCACAATCCAGCTGGGGTCTCATGCTGGCGGTAGGACGGAACTTCCGGGTAGTCAGGGACTTCCCCTGGATACTGATCCCCGGATTTATGATATTCCTGTCCATTCTTGCCTGGAACTTCTTCGGCGACGGTGTGCGGGATGCTCTTGATCCAAAGAGTAAGCATTAA
- a CDS encoding ABC transporter permease, whose amino-acid sequence MKVKTQFDWRLTFIIDVVIVLGLVFTGRGIIGALFISQIFMWLVRLYWINQAMLRYILRRLLHMIPILLMVIALGFALLQLAPGDSFTRLYLQQDINQETIDRFRAEFALDKHWTVQFFRYVWNVLQGDFGFSAEYKIGVFEMVQQRMWPTLLLSGTALIFSWGLSIPMGIIAATKQYKWPDQIISVFAFIGLAIPNFFLAFLLLYFVTATSQGIPGTWLPIGGMTSVNFTSMGPINQFFDVLWHLILPLFVLGTSAMAGLTRIMRANMLEILHQQYIVTARAKGQSERIVVFRHALRNAINPMITILGFQIANILSGAALTEAVLSWPGLGQLVLQAILSQDMFLVIGILLYSSILLVIGNLIADILLAVTDPRVRVG is encoded by the coding sequence ATGAAAGTTAAAACACAATTCGACTGGCGCCTTACGTTTATTATCGATGTGGTCATCGTCCTGGGTCTGGTATTCACCGGCCGGGGAATTATCGGCGCCCTCTTTATTTCACAAATATTTATGTGGCTGGTGCGGCTTTATTGGATCAATCAGGCAATGCTGCGGTATATTTTACGCCGGCTGCTTCATATGATACCCATTCTGCTGATGGTTATCGCTCTGGGTTTTGCACTTCTTCAGTTGGCCCCCGGGGACAGTTTTACCAGACTGTATCTTCAGCAGGACATTAATCAGGAAACAATCGACCGATTTAGGGCAGAATTTGCTCTGGATAAGCACTGGACCGTCCAGTTTTTCCGGTATGTCTGGAACGTTCTCCAGGGTGATTTCGGCTTCTCCGCAGAATATAAAATCGGCGTTTTTGAAATGGTTCAGCAGAGAATGTGGCCCACCCTGCTGCTCAGCGGTACGGCGCTGATTTTCAGCTGGGGATTGAGTATTCCCATGGGGATCATCGCCGCCACCAAGCAGTATAAATGGCCGGACCAGATAATATCAGTATTCGCCTTCATAGGACTGGCAATACCCAACTTTTTCCTGGCCTTTCTCCTGCTGTATTTTGTTACTGCAACCTCCCAGGGCATTCCGGGGACCTGGCTTCCCATCGGGGGGATGACTTCAGTCAACTTCACCTCCATGGGTCCCATCAACCAGTTCTTCGATGTGCTCTGGCATCTGATCCTTCCCCTTTTCGTACTGGGAACTTCGGCCATGGCGGGACTCACCCGTATTATGCGGGCGAATATGCTTGAGATTCTGCATCAGCAGTATATTGTTACCGCCCGTGCCAAAGGCCAGTCGGAACGGATTGTGGTGTTCCGGCATGCGTTGAGGAACGCCATCAACCCCATGATCACCATTCTGGGTTTTCAGATCGCCAATATACTCAGCGGTGCGGCCCTGACAGAAGCGGTGCTCAGCTGGCCCGGACTGGGGCAGCTGGTGCTCCAGGCCATCCTGTCCCAGGATATGTTCCTGGTGATCGGAATTCTTCTGTACAGTTCAATATTGCTGGTTATAGGTAACCTGATAGCCGACATTCTTCTGGCGGTTACCGACCCGCGGGTGAGGGTAGGATAA